One genomic region from Leptolyngbyaceae cyanobacterium JSC-12 encodes:
- a CDS encoding hypothetical protein (IMG reference gene:2510098007) yields MSPYWTHAILLLGVMLLAGCGGLSGSEPQKPSPTVQTTPIEVLLKLPKQASTVYVKGKVGDRVPLLGGTVYKLQDPTGEIWVLTQQPPPNSGDEVVVKGTLRYQSISINNQEQGSAYVEQE; encoded by the coding sequence ATGTCCCCCTATTGGACTCATGCCATCCTCCTGCTGGGGGTGATGCTCTTGGCGGGGTGTGGTGGCTTGTCTGGTTCGGAGCCGCAGAAGCCATCGCCCACTGTGCAAACTACGCCAATTGAAGTGTTGTTGAAGTTGCCCAAGCAAGCGTCAACGGTGTATGTCAAGGGAAAAGTGGGCGATCGCGTCCCTCTCCTCGGCGGAACAGTTTACAAGTTGCAAGATCCCACTGGCGAAATTTGGGTGCTAACCCAACAACCGCCTCCCAACTCTGGCGACGAAGTTGTGGTGAAAGGTACGCTTCGCTATCAAAGCATTTCCATCAACAATCAGGAGCAAGGCTCAGCTTATGTTGAGCAGGAGTAG
- a CDS encoding hypothetical protein (IMG reference gene:2510098010~PFAM: Divergent PAP2 family), protein MQDFGDILNNQVLLVAIAACLIAQLLKVFVELAKNGKVNIRSLVETGGMPSAHSAFVTALASGVGQALGWASPEFAMAAVFAGIVMYDAAGVRQAAGKQARVLNQIIDEFFQGDHHFNEDRLKELLGHTPFQVVAGSVLGVAISWVAEIAY, encoded by the coding sequence ATGCAGGACTTTGGCGATATTCTCAATAACCAGGTGCTGCTGGTTGCAATTGCAGCCTGTTTAATCGCTCAATTACTCAAAGTGTTTGTTGAACTGGCTAAAAACGGGAAAGTGAACATTCGTTCCCTGGTTGAAACTGGCGGAATGCCCAGCGCACACTCAGCATTTGTCACAGCTCTTGCCAGCGGAGTAGGGCAGGCACTTGGCTGGGCAAGCCCAGAGTTTGCGATGGCAGCCGTGTTTGCTGGAATTGTCATGTACGATGCTGCAGGTGTACGGCAAGCAGCGGGAAAACAAGCCCGTGTTCTTAATCAGATCATTGATGAATTCTTTCAGGGCGATCATCATTTTAACGAAGATCGCCTCAAAGAGTTATTGGGACACACACCATTTCAGGTCGTTGCTGGCTCAGTTCTCGGTGTCGCTATTTCCTGGGTCGCTGAAATCGCTTATTAA
- a CDS encoding 5,10-methylene-tetrahydrofolate dehydrogenase/methenyl tetrahydrofolate cyclohydrolase (IMG reference gene:2510098008~PFAM: Tetrahydrofolate dehydrogenase/cyclohydrolase, NAD(P)-binding domain; Tetrahydrofolate dehydrogenase/cyclohydrolase, catalytic domain) encodes MSTQTAQLLDGKALAQRMQAELAEQIQAMQSQKGRSPGLAVLMVGDNPASAAYVRNKERACERVGIASFGKHYPVNVSQAELEADIEALNQDNRVDGILVQLPLPDHLDSVALLNKIHPDKDADGLHPVNLGRLVRGETGLRSCTPAGVMRILQDYQIDIKGKHAVVVGRSILVGKPQALLLLEADATVTIAHSKTANLSEITRSADILIAAIGRPDFIKADMVKPGATVIDVGINRIIDYEGKSRLVGDVDFAAVQAIAAHLTPVPGGVGPMTVTMLLQNTFQSYLAKIQ; translated from the coding sequence ATGTCTACCCAAACTGCTCAACTGCTGGATGGAAAAGCCCTCGCCCAACGAATGCAGGCAGAACTGGCTGAACAAATCCAGGCAATGCAAAGTCAAAAAGGGCGTTCCCCCGGTTTAGCTGTGTTGATGGTAGGCGATAACCCTGCCAGCGCTGCCTATGTACGGAATAAAGAACGTGCCTGTGAACGGGTAGGCATTGCCTCGTTTGGTAAACACTATCCAGTGAACGTTTCCCAAGCCGAGCTAGAAGCCGATATTGAAGCCCTGAACCAAGACAATCGCGTTGATGGCATTCTGGTGCAATTGCCCCTTCCTGACCATCTGGATTCTGTCGCACTGCTCAACAAAATTCATCCCGACAAAGATGCAGATGGTTTGCATCCGGTCAATTTGGGACGGTTGGTGCGTGGAGAAACTGGATTGCGAAGCTGCACCCCCGCTGGCGTGATGCGAATTCTGCAGGATTATCAGATCGACATCAAAGGTAAACACGCTGTTGTAGTTGGGCGCAGCATTTTGGTCGGCAAGCCCCAAGCCCTGTTGCTGCTCGAAGCCGATGCCACCGTCACTATTGCCCACTCTAAAACTGCTAATTTAAGCGAAATTACTCGCTCAGCCGATATTTTGATTGCCGCGATTGGGCGTCCCGATTTCATCAAAGCTGACATGGTAAAACCCGGTGCCACAGTGATTGATGTGGGCATTAACCGAATTATTGATTATGAGGGCAAGTCTCGCCTAGTGGGGGATGTAGATTTTGCGGCAGTGCAGGCGATCGCGGCTCACCTTACCCCCGTTCCTGGCGGTGTCGGACCCATGACGGTCACCATGTTGTTGCAAAACACCTTTCAAAGTTATCTGGCAAAAATCCAATAA
- a CDS encoding thiamine-phosphate diphosphorylase (IMG reference gene:2510098011~PFAM: Thiamine monophosphate synthase/TENI~TIGRFAM: thiamine-phosphate pyrophosphorylase): MSAMHNQNRFIQLSLYRILDANLDRAREGLRIIEEWCRFGLDNAQLTEECKTLRQELAQWHTAELRAARDTPSDAGTELTHPSEEQRADIQQVLQANLCRVQEALRVLEEYGKVYRADMGAACKQMRYRVYTLESQLIRHDYQQKLQSARLYLVTAPSEKLFATVEAALQGGLTLVQHRDKEADDETRLVTAHQLCQLCHRFGALFIVNDRVDIALAVGADGVHLGQQDLPLPLARRLLGSQRIIGCSTKNPDEMHRAIQEGADYIGVGPVYATPTKAGRAAAGLEYVRYAAEHAATIPWFAIGGIDATNVQDVLAAGARRVAVVRAIMQSDQPTAVTQQLLSQITSTQKEY; the protein is encoded by the coding sequence ATGAGCGCAATGCATAACCAAAATCGATTTATTCAACTATCGCTGTATCGCATTTTGGATGCCAATTTGGACCGGGCACGGGAAGGACTGCGGATTATCGAAGAATGGTGCCGATTTGGGTTGGACAATGCGCAACTAACCGAAGAATGCAAAACGTTACGGCAGGAACTAGCCCAGTGGCATACAGCGGAACTGCGAGCTGCAAGAGATACTCCCAGCGATGCAGGGACTGAGCTAACCCATCCTAGTGAAGAGCAACGGGCGGATATTCAGCAAGTGCTTCAGGCTAATTTGTGCCGGGTGCAGGAAGCACTGCGCGTGTTGGAAGAGTATGGAAAGGTGTATCGGGCTGATATGGGTGCTGCCTGCAAGCAAATGCGGTACCGAGTTTACACGCTAGAAAGTCAACTGATTCGCCATGACTATCAACAAAAGCTCCAGTCGGCACGGTTGTATCTGGTTACGGCTCCTTCCGAAAAGCTCTTTGCCACTGTCGAAGCTGCTTTACAAGGAGGTCTAACATTGGTGCAGCATCGAGATAAGGAGGCAGATGATGAGACCCGGTTGGTAACGGCTCATCAATTGTGCCAACTTTGCCATCGCTTTGGCGCGTTGTTTATTGTTAACGATCGCGTCGATATTGCTCTTGCTGTTGGAGCCGATGGTGTGCATTTGGGACAACAGGATTTACCCCTGCCGCTGGCACGGCGACTGCTAGGTTCACAGCGCATAATTGGATGTTCGACTAAAAATCCAGACGAGATGCATCGCGCCATTCAAGAAGGTGCAGACTATATTGGGGTCGGTCCAGTGTACGCAACGCCTACCAAAGCAGGTCGAGCCGCTGCTGGTTTGGAGTATGTGCGCTATGCCGCAGAACACGCTGCTACTATTCCCTGGTTCGCGATCGGTGGTATCGATGCAACCAATGTACAAGATGTATTAGCTGCTGGTGCCAGGCGAGTTGCCGTTGTCAGGGCAATTATGCAGTCCGATCAGCCCACCGCTGTTACACAACAGCTTTTGAGCCAAATTACCTCAACTCAGAAAGAATATTGA
- a CDS encoding geranylgeranyl pyrophosphate synthase (IMG reference gene:2510098009~PFAM: Polyprenyl synthetase) translates to MVMTGDLRASQREFQFDLATYLAERQAQVEAALDRSLPIIYPEKIYEAMRYSLMAGGKRLRPILCLATCELTGGTVEMAMPTACALEMIHTMSLIHDDLPAMDNDDYRRGKLTNHKVFGEDVAILAGDGLLAYAFEHVAIETKGVAPERLLKVVAMLGRAVGAAGLVGGQVVDLECEGKSDVSLETLNFIHNHKTAALLEASVTSGAVLSGASDEDVQRLLRYAQNIGLAFQIVDDILDITATQEELGKTAGKDLTAQKATYPSIWGLEESRRQADKLISDAKSELGLFGEKAIALVAIADFITARTH, encoded by the coding sequence ATGGTAATGACGGGCGACTTACGGGCGTCCCAACGGGAGTTCCAATTTGACCTAGCAACCTATCTAGCAGAGCGTCAAGCCCAAGTAGAAGCTGCCCTTGATCGCTCCCTGCCGATAATTTACCCAGAGAAGATTTACGAAGCAATGCGCTACTCGCTGATGGCAGGAGGCAAACGGCTTCGCCCAATTTTATGCCTGGCAACCTGCGAGTTGACTGGAGGCACGGTTGAAATGGCTATGCCTACTGCGTGTGCTCTGGAAATGATCCATACGATGTCGCTAATTCACGATGATTTGCCCGCGATGGACAATGACGATTATCGTCGCGGCAAACTCACTAATCACAAAGTTTTTGGAGAAGACGTGGCAATTCTGGCAGGCGATGGGTTGCTTGCCTATGCGTTTGAACACGTTGCGATCGAAACCAAAGGGGTGGCACCGGAACGACTGTTAAAGGTTGTTGCCATGCTGGGTCGGGCAGTGGGAGCCGCCGGACTGGTGGGTGGACAGGTTGTTGATCTAGAGTGTGAAGGCAAATCGGATGTTTCGTTAGAAACACTCAATTTCATCCACAATCACAAAACGGCTGCCCTGCTAGAAGCATCGGTTACGTCTGGAGCCGTCCTTTCAGGAGCTTCTGATGAGGACGTGCAGCGCTTACTTCGCTACGCTCAGAACATTGGTTTAGCATTTCAGATCGTGGATGATATTTTGGATATTACTGCTACTCAAGAAGAGCTTGGCAAAACGGCTGGTAAGGACTTGACTGCTCAGAAGGCGACCTATCCCAGTATCTGGGGATTGGAAGAATCCCGACGGCAGGCTGACAAATTAATCAGCGATGCTAAGTCTGAACTAGGTCTGTTTGGAGAGAAAGCGATCGCGCTGGTTGCGATTGCAGATTTCATCACTGCTCGAACTCACTAA